The Stackebrandtia nassauensis DSM 44728 genome includes the window GGCTTGTACGTGCTGCCGGACTTCAGCTTGGTGTCCGGGGTGATACCGGCCTCCAGCGCCGTGGCCGCGGTGATGATCTTCATGACCGAACCCGGCGGGTAGAAGTCCTGGGTGCTGCGGTCCAGCATCGGATCCGGGGTCTTGGCGTTCTCCGCCTCGATCGCCTCACTGGCCTCGACGGTGTCGTGGCTGGCCATCGGGTTGTCGTCGTAGGACGGCGTCGACACCTGCGCCAGGATCTGGCCGGTCTTCGGGTCGACGGCCACGGCGGCGCCCGGGTTGTCGAAGCCCTGCAACGCTTCCCAGGCCTGCTTCTGCAGTTTCGGGTTGAGACTGGTGACGACGTTGCCGCCCGGCACCTGCTCACCGGTGAAGGTCTCGCTGAGCCGGTCCACGAACAGACTCGGGTCGTCGCCCGACAGGATGTCGTCCTGGTACCGCTCCAGACCCTTGGAACCGTTGTACAGCGACTTGTAACCGACCAGGTGCGCGTACGGCTCACCCTCGGGGTACTCGCGCTGGTACTTCAGCTTTCCCTTGGTCTCGGTGCTCTTGGCCAGCGTCTCGCTGCCCGCGAGGATCGAACCGCGCTGCCGCGAGTACTCCTCCACAGTGGTCCTGGTGTTGTAGGCACTGTCGGTGTAGGTCTGGTGCTGGACGAACTGAACCCAGTTGAGGTTCAGGAACAGCAACGAGAACAGCACGATGACGACGATCGTGACCTTGCGGATCGGTGCATTCACGGCTTCACCTCAGGGGAGGTCGGAGGGGACGCCGACGGTGGCGACGGATGCGGCTGGGTCTCGTCGGCGCCGAAATCGTCGAGCG containing:
- a CDS encoding peptidoglycan D,D-transpeptidase FtsI family protein, whose translation is MNAPIRKVTIVVIVLFSLLFLNLNWVQFVQHQTYTDSAYNTRTTVEEYSRQRGSILAGSETLAKSTETKGKLKYQREYPEGEPYAHLVGYKSLYNGSKGLERYQDDILSGDDPSLFVDRLSETFTGEQVPGGNVVTSLNPKLQKQAWEALQGFDNPGAAVAVDPKTGQILAQVSTPSYDDNPMASHDTVEASEAIEAENAKTPDPMLDRSTQDFYPPGSVMKIITAATALEAGITPDTKLKSGSTYKPPQTDQVVKNAANQCSETETLRSAFAKSCNTTFARLCVENFEGKVDNGAESFVEMAETFGFGNDEYATPLPVIASQVDTEEQSVIESPAFLAQACFGQNNVRATPMMMALSASIVANGGDQMAPNLIKELQAPDKTTLKGMETDTMTSIDSGVAEDLKSLMESVVEDPQGTGGNAKVPGATVGGKTGTAENGDGNPEHGWFAGFAMDDNGEPKIAVSVFLSQAGDGGSGEATRIAGELMKTALGK